The DNA region AAGTCTAATCCTTCTCTAATTATTTTTTGATGTGGTTGTTTTGACACACAGATAAATTCGGTTAACGCGAAATCTTCTGGTGCTACCTCATACATCCCTAAAGCTTCCATTTCATCTAAATCTTTATACATACAAGATTTTAAGATTTGTAATGGATATATATCTAATGGGAACACTTCTTCGTAACTTCCTGTTACTACAAAAGCTCTATGCTCTCCATTTGTATTTGTATCTAAATCGTATTTTTTGTTTGGTGACAACCAAGAAAACGTTAATGCTCTTGATGTAGAAATCTTATTAAAGATTGGCTTATTCCATCCAAAAAACTCATAATCATCACCTTCTGGAATTACTGTAATTATATTACTGTAGTAATCTAAAAATCCATCTGGTTTTATTTGTTTTCCTGATAATACATTACCTGAAATAATACGGTCGTTACCGTCTTTATCCACGCCATTATCATAAACCATTGTTGCTACTTCGCTTCCTATTTTAGTACGGAAATAACGTGGCTTTTTAACAGAAGATCCTGCTAAAGCAACAATACGCTCTGCATTAAATTTTCCTGTTAAAAATAACTCTCCAATAATTACAAGGTCTTGCGCGTTTAATGTCCAAACCACTTCTCCTTTATTTATTGGATCTATTTTGTTAATTTGTGTTCCTACATTTCCAGAAGGATGCGGACCAGAAACCTTATGGATAGTTGCATCTTTTATGTTAGAGAAAGGTGAATTACTGTTTTTTCCAACAGACACATTAACATTGCCTTCTGTAAGTTTGCTTAATGCCGTTATTGCTGCTTGTAATTCTGCCTCTTTACCTTGTAAAGTAAAATCTAAATCTGCAGCTAATGGAGCACTAGCATACGCTGAAATAAAAATTGACTTTGGCGTACTGTTTGGTTTTGCAATAACATCGTAAGGTCGTTGTTTTACAAATGCCCAACATCCAGATTCTAATAATCTAGATTTGATTGCCTCAGCAGTTGCAGTATTTACATCTAAAGATCCAAAGTCTTGGTAAGATTGCTCATTATCGGCTTGAATTTTGATAGATAAAATTCTTCGTTTTTCACCACGAGCTATCTCGATAATTTCTCCAGAAACAGGAGATACAAACTTAATGTTTTCGTTAGCTTTATCGTAAAAAACAGTATCACCTGCTTTTACCTTATCACCAACTCTAGCTACTAACTTTGGAATAACTTGGTGAAAATCCTCTGGTCTAATCGTGTAAAAGTTGCTAACTATAGCATTTTCAGTCACCTTTTCGGCTTCACCTTTTAACTTAATATCTAGACCTTTTTTAATTTTAATGTCGTTTGACATATTATTTAAGTCATTTTAGTTAAAAAAAATCGGTGCAAAAATACAAACTTTATGCTTCAAAACTAACCTTTAACAGTTCTTAAAACTTTATTTATACTAATTCTAAATAAGCAAATATGCTTAGGCATTCTTTTTGCTTATATTTACCAAAATATTTATTTGATGTCTTACAGATTATTTAAAATTATAACTCTTTGCTTTTTTGTTAGTTACAATTTAACAGCTCAAAAAGCAACTGAAATTACGCCTCCAGATTACTTAAAAACAATCTATTTTAATGGCGGAACTTCTGAAAGCCAATTACCTATTATTAAACTTGGTGAAGAATTAATACTAGAGTTTG from Mesoflavibacter profundi includes:
- a CDS encoding Na(+)-translocating NADH-quinone reductase subunit A, whose amino-acid sequence is MSNDIKIKKGLDIKLKGEAEKVTENAIVSNFYTIRPEDFHQVIPKLVARVGDKVKAGDTVFYDKANENIKFVSPVSGEIIEIARGEKRRILSIKIQADNEQSYQDFGSLDVNTATAEAIKSRLLESGCWAFVKQRPYDVIAKPNSTPKSIFISAYASAPLAADLDFTLQGKEAELQAAITALSKLTEGNVNVSVGKNSNSPFSNIKDATIHKVSGPHPSGNVGTQINKIDPINKGEVVWTLNAQDLVIIGELFLTGKFNAERIVALAGSSVKKPRYFRTKIGSEVATMVYDNGVDKDGNDRIISGNVLSGKQIKPDGFLDYYSNIITVIPEGDDYEFFGWNKPIFNKISTSRALTFSWLSPNKKYDLDTNTNGEHRAFVVTGSYEEVFPLDIYPLQILKSCMYKDLDEMEALGMYEVAPEDFALTEFICVSKQPHQKIIREGLDLMLKEIG